The Camelina sativa cultivar DH55 chromosome 14, Cs, whole genome shotgun sequence genome includes a window with the following:
- the LOC104744195 gene encoding uncharacterized protein LOC104744195 has protein sequence MWRILAYPIHYRQTVVVPLTFHEEGKQPIYYREGESAQNVMDHDSLDESQFLALFELNKRDEEARQLLYEEIPSKYISDGKEKYFFRRKTRTFAIGRIIYVPPTIDDAYHLRILLNSIRGPTSFDHIKIVNDVVHKTYREACYTLGLLDDDKEYIEGIKEAHFMCSPKFVRKMFVRMLLAAVLSTPHIVWEETWEMLSEYILRRKRVELKRPAVRIRGEIVLNTASSSISSLLLEGGRTAHSTFGIPLDVHEESMCRMSRSSDLGELVQEAKLIIWDEAPMMSKYCFETLDRSLKGEERIYLSSDSIDPADKRNKDNLAYSPHFLNSVRISGVSNHALRLKIGCPVMLLRNIDPHGGLMNGTRLQITQKADHVIQARIITGTRVGKIVLLPRMVLIPSDTRLPYKMRRIQFLINVAFAMTINKSQCQSLSNIGLYLPKPVFSHGQLYVAMSRVSSKSGLKILITDPKEKPQKKTSNVVFKEVFQNI, from the exons ATGTGGAGGATTTTGGCTTACCCAATACATTATAGGCAAACTGTTGTTGTGCCACTCACTTTCCATGAGGAAGGCAAACAACCTATTTATTACCGAGAAGGTGAGTCTGCACAGAATGTCATGGATCATGACTCTCTTGATGAATCTCAGTTTCTTGCTTTATTTGAACTTAATAAGCGTGATGAAGAAGCTAGACAGTTATTATACGAAGAAATACCAAGCAAGTATATTTCGGATGGgaaggagaaatattttttcagaagaaaaacaagaacattTGCTATAGGGAGAATTATCTACGTTCCTCCTACCATAGATGATGCATATCATCTGAGGATACTTCTCAATTCCATCAGAGGTCCTACCAGTTTTGATCACATTAAAATTGTCAATGATGTCGTACACAAAACGTATCGTGAAGCATGTTACACTCTTGGGTTGTTAGATGATGACAAAGAATATATTGAAGGTATCAAAGAAGCACATTTCATGTGTTCTCCAAAGTTCGTTCGTAAAATGTTTGTCAGGATGCTTCTCGCAGCTGTTTTAAGTACTCCTCATATTGTATGGGAAGAAACTTGGGAGATGTTATCTGAGTACATATTAAGGCGGAAAAGAGTTGAATTAAAGCGACCAG CTGTAAGGATAAGGGGAGAAATAGTGTTGAATACTGCATCTAGCAGTATATCCTCTCTTTTGTTAGAAGGTGGGAGAACAGCTCATTCAACGTTTGGCATTCCTCTTGACGTTCATGAAGAGTCAATGTGCAGAATGTCAAGGTCTTCTGATCTAGGTGAATTAGTCCAAGAAGCAAAGTTGATAATTTGGGATGAAGCTCCAATGATGAGTAAATATTGCTTTGAGACTTTGGATAGAAGTTTGAAAG GTGAGGAAAGGATTTACTTAAGTTCAGATAGTATTGATCCTGCAGATAAAAGGAATAAAGACAATCTTGCATACAGCCCGCATTTCCTAAACTCAGTTAGGATTTCAGGAGTGTCAAACCATGCTCTTCGTTTGAAAATTGGTTGTCCAGTAATGTTGTTACGCAATATTGATCCTCATGGAGGTCTAATGAATGGAACAAGACTACAAATTACACAAAAGGCTGATCATGTTATACAAGCAAGAATCATCACTGGTACGCGAGTTGGTAAAATTGTTCTTTTACCAAGAATGGTGTTAATACCATCAGATACTCGTTTGCCTTACAAAATGAGACGCATACAATTTCTGATTAACGTtgcttttgcaatgactatTAACAAAAGTCAATGTCAGTCTCTCTCAAATATTGGTTTATACTTGCCTAAACCTGTCTTCTCTCATGGCCAGCTATATGTAGCTATGTCCCGTGTAAGCTCTAAATCAGGATTGAAAATCCTCATTACtgacccaaaagaaaaacctcaaaagaaaacaagtaatGTCGTCTTCAAAGaggttttccaaaacatttga